A single region of the Cetobacterium sp. ZOR0034 genome encodes:
- the pgsC gene encoding poly-gamma-glutamate biosynthesis protein PgsC yields the protein MNESIVIIGVLLSILFYEVSELSPGGLIVPGYFALFSNDHKRILATILVAFLVLVAVRFLEKYLIIYGRRRFAIYIIITFLLKRFMGELDFEILIGGEVIGLLIPAILAQDLDRNGVKKTLPALLILTGVIKSIIIISGSFI from the coding sequence ATGAATGAGAGTATAGTTATAATTGGGGTACTGTTAAGTATTTTATTTTATGAAGTGAGTGAATTATCTCCTGGAGGACTTATTGTTCCTGGATATTTTGCACTTTTTTCAAATGATCATAAAAGAATATTAGCAACTATATTAGTCGCATTTTTAGTATTAGTAGCTGTAAGATTTTTAGAAAAATATCTTATAATATATGGAAGACGTAGATTTGCAATATATATTATAATAACTTTTTTGCTTAAAAGATTTATGGGAGAGTTAGATTTTGAGATTTTAATTGGAGGAGAGGTAATAGGGCTTCTTATACCTGCAATTTTAGCTCAAGATTTGGATAGAAACGGAGTAAAAAAGACTTTGCCAGCACTTCTTATATTAACAGGAGTCATAAAAAGTATTATTATAATAAGTGGGAGTTTTATATGA
- a CDS encoding MerR family transcriptional regulator: MEKEKYYIGEVEKICGIAKKTLRFYDKIGLLSPFEINSNGYRYYSKDNLYTIPVIKYYKQSGFTLESIKKVMNDFNCQHIEESFSEKIKDLEKMEKELVLKKRSLEDWNSLVKEARMVLEYNLTDVKVKYLEKDRYIYHTQEFNEDYISSVINIDFTNYIEEIGNAITGPVIIEFSSLENKLKGKNQKIRMLQKNLIKCDSELLTDFGGKLVVSCYHIGSHRNIKETYKKMCDWAKLHNYRLEDCCYERYVMDYWTTKDEDKFVTEIIMNIK; the protein is encoded by the coding sequence ATGGAAAAAGAGAAGTACTATATTGGAGAAGTTGAAAAAATTTGTGGTATAGCGAAAAAAACTCTGAGGTTTTATGACAAAATAGGACTACTTTCACCCTTTGAAATAAATAGTAATGGATATAGATATTATAGTAAAGACAATTTATATACAATACCAGTAATAAAATATTATAAACAGAGTGGATTTACACTAGAGAGTATAAAAAAAGTTATGAATGACTTTAATTGTCAACATATTGAAGAAAGTTTTTCAGAAAAAATAAAAGATTTAGAAAAGATGGAAAAGGAGCTAGTTTTAAAAAAACGCTCTCTTGAAGATTGGAACTCTTTGGTGAAAGAAGCCAGAATGGTTTTAGAATATAATTTGACAGATGTAAAAGTAAAATATTTAGAGAAAGATAGATATATATATCACACACAAGAATTTAATGAAGATTATATAAGTTCTGTAATAAATATAGATTTTACTAATTATATAGAGGAGATAGGAAATGCAATAACAGGACCTGTTATAATTGAGTTCTCCTCTTTAGAAAATAAATTAAAAGGAAAAAATCAAAAGATAAGAATGCTTCAAAAAAATCTTATAAAATGTGATTCAGAACTTTTAACTGATTTTGGAGGAAAACTTGTTGTTTCTTGCTACCATATTGGTTCTCATAGAAATATAAAAGAAACGTATAAAAAAATGTGTGATTGGGCAAAGCTTCATAACTATAGACTTGAAGATTGTTGCTATGAAAGATATGTGATGGATTATTGGACCACAAAAGATGAGGATAAATTTGTAACAGAAATAATAATGAATATAAAATAA
- a CDS encoding 1-propanol dehydrogenase PduQ encodes MKRFNIETAIYFGEGSLEKLRELDNKKILIVCDKFIGASDILKKILDKLEKCEVLVFDEIIPDPTIKIVAKGVQLLKRKKFDLIIALGGGSSIDGAKAIREYYKRIDENIDIDFYAIPTTSGTGSEVTEYSVITNEKESLKYALTNEDLLPTIAILDPELVKSVPKSITADTGMDVLTHAIEAYVSKEASDFTDALAEKAFELVVKNLKKVYENGNDIYAREKMHNASCLAGLAFNTAGLGLTHSLSHMIGGRFHIPHGKINAIILPYVIKFNSDIDKKSYLDSENETLKRYQKLGKIAGLHGINPVISTSNLINYIQKLQKSVGIPKNLKELKVDGSSLLQDVEEVYGIVMKDVCTKTNPKEIKKEDMKALLKDIVG; translated from the coding sequence ATGAAACGTTTTAATATTGAAACTGCTATATATTTTGGAGAAGGATCTCTAGAAAAATTAAGGGAGTTAGATAATAAAAAGATACTAATTGTATGTGACAAATTTATAGGGGCATCTGATATTTTAAAAAAAATATTAGATAAACTAGAAAAGTGTGAAGTTTTAGTTTTTGATGAGATTATACCAGATCCTACAATAAAAATTGTTGCAAAAGGTGTGCAGCTTCTAAAGAGAAAAAAATTTGATTTGATAATCGCTTTAGGAGGAGGATCTTCAATAGATGGAGCTAAGGCTATAAGAGAGTATTATAAAAGAATAGATGAAAATATAGATATAGATTTTTATGCTATTCCAACAACAAGTGGAACAGGTTCAGAAGTAACAGAGTATTCTGTTATAACAAATGAAAAAGAAAGTTTAAAGTATGCTTTGACAAATGAGGATTTATTGCCAACAATAGCAATATTAGATCCAGAGTTAGTAAAATCAGTTCCAAAAAGTATAACTGCAGATACAGGAATGGATGTATTAACACATGCAATAGAAGCTTATGTATCTAAGGAAGCTTCTGATTTTACAGATGCTTTGGCAGAAAAAGCTTTTGAATTAGTTGTAAAAAATTTGAAAAAAGTTTATGAAAATGGAAATGATATATATGCTAGAGAAAAAATGCATAATGCTTCATGTTTAGCAGGTCTTGCATTTAACACAGCTGGACTGGGATTAACTCATAGTTTATCTCATATGATTGGAGGAAGATTTCATATTCCTCACGGAAAAATAAATGCAATTATACTTCCTTACGTAATTAAATTTAATTCAGATATAGATAAAAAATCATACTTAGATTCAGAAAATGAAACTTTAAAAAGATATCAAAAGTTAGGAAAAATAGCTGGTCTTCATGGGATTAATCCAGTTATTAGCACAAGTAACTTAATAAATTATATTCAGAAGTTACAAAAATCTGTTGGTATTCCTAAAAATTTAAAAGAATTAAAAGTTGATGGAAGTTCACTGCTACAGGATGTAGAAGAAGTTTATGGAATAGTAATGAAAGATGTATGTACAAAAACAAATCCAAAAGAAATTAAGAAAGAGGATATGAAAGCACTATTGAAAGATATTGTGGGATAG
- the pgsB gene encoding poly-gamma-glutamate synthase PgsB: protein METVVFTFIGIFFIKLIYEKISLEKARKKIKMVIHVNGIRGKSTVSRLIDAGLRDGKKRIFTKVTGTEPKYIDINNQEKNIKRIGKANIREQIKIIKKAAKSETEILILECMAVKPELQKISEEKIVKADIAVITNVRYDHLDEMGESLEKITNSLCNTIPQNGILITGEEKNLDIIKEKAESKVTKVLFMDELKDDYKKIDFIENVAVALKVCEYLGVSREVALERMKKYKKDSGVLKEIKFLNSQGKKISFINLLAANDPDSSEKIIKKFESEELWTRKKYLMVNNRRDRLSRLEQFVNFVEKHEEKFEKIFISGESINIFCKKLNKNINKVEILKNVEQFDILTEDSVIFAVGNICGKGKELLKVIESRGIDE, encoded by the coding sequence ATGGAAACTGTTGTTTTTACTTTCATAGGGATATTTTTTATAAAATTAATTTATGAAAAGATATCGTTAGAAAAAGCTAGAAAAAAAATAAAGATGGTTATTCATGTAAATGGAATAAGAGGTAAATCAACAGTTTCTAGACTTATTGATGCAGGATTAAGAGATGGGAAAAAAAGAATATTTACTAAGGTTACTGGAACAGAACCAAAATATATAGATATTAATAATCAAGAAAAAAATATAAAAAGAATAGGAAAAGCAAATATAAGAGAGCAGATAAAGATTATAAAAAAAGCTGCAAAAAGTGAAACAGAGATATTAATTTTGGAGTGTATGGCTGTGAAGCCAGAGTTACAAAAGATATCAGAGGAAAAAATTGTAAAAGCAGACATAGCTGTGATAACTAATGTGAGATATGATCATTTGGATGAGATGGGAGAAAGCTTAGAAAAAATTACGAATTCACTTTGTAATACGATACCTCAAAATGGAATTTTAATAACTGGAGAAGAGAAAAATTTAGATATAATTAAAGAGAAAGCTGAATCAAAAGTAACTAAAGTTTTATTCATGGACGAATTAAAAGATGACTATAAAAAGATAGACTTTATAGAGAATGTAGCAGTAGCTTTGAAAGTTTGTGAGTATTTAGGTGTAAGTAGAGAAGTAGCATTAGAAAGAATGAAAAAGTATAAAAAAGACTCGGGAGTTTTAAAAGAGATAAAATTTCTAAATTCTCAAGGTAAAAAGATAAGTTTTATAAATCTTTTAGCAGCCAATGATCCTGATTCTAGTGAGAAGATTATAAAAAAATTTGAGAGTGAAGAGTTATGGACTAGAAAAAAATACCTTATGGTTAATAATAGAAGAGATAGATTAAGCCGATTAGAACAGTTTGTAAATTTTGTTGAAAAACATGAGGAAAAATTTGAAAAAATATTTATCTCAGGAGAGAGTATAAATATTTTTTGTAAAAAACTTAATAAAAATATAAATAAAGTTGAAATTTTAAAAAATGTAGAACAATTCGATATTTTAACTGAAGATTCAGTTATTTTTGCGGTAGGGAATATATGTGGAAAGGGAAAAGAATTATTAAAAGTGATTGAAAGTAGGGGTATAGATGAATGA
- the pgsW gene encoding poly-gamma-glutamate system protein, which yields MKKYSLYLLAILVGIFLILGDMELGDKHESFNEMLKAKNLMAKLSREIYNEKINRGINIDRKLDILESGLIGEEFTGITTTLGDLDSKRISTNPEFAAYFVKELKNKGLRKDDVVYVNMSSSFPGLNLSLISALDTLNLRGVIINSIGSSMYGANNEELTFLEMTNLLKHKNMIKNNIELYTLGGDADEGLNFDEDTKEYLVKRLKKIDIPKLDFKDLNDNIEKRIAYYEKYPNPKYFINIGGNLVSFKLEKYYESLEIPTLTMLNIKQIALANGISQKKLYAKTQNTISYTIIIIFFIIYIFFKMFR from the coding sequence ATGAAAAAATATTCATTATATTTATTGGCGATTTTAGTTGGAATATTTTTAATCTTAGGAGATATGGAGCTTGGAGATAAACATGAAAGTTTTAATGAGATGTTAAAAGCTAAAAATTTAATGGCGAAACTTTCTAGAGAGATATACAATGAAAAGATAAACAGAGGAATTAATATTGATAGGAAATTAGATATTTTAGAAAGTGGTTTGATAGGAGAGGAGTTCACAGGAATAACTACAACTTTAGGAGATTTGGATAGTAAGAGAATATCTACAAACCCAGAATTTGCAGCTTATTTTGTGAAAGAATTGAAAAATAAAGGATTGAGAAAAGATGATGTTGTATATGTAAATATGTCGAGCTCATTTCCAGGACTTAATCTATCTTTAATATCAGCTTTAGATACTCTTAATTTAAGAGGAGTTATAATAAATTCCATTGGATCATCAATGTATGGAGCTAATAACGAAGAGCTTACATTTTTAGAAATGACAAATCTTTTAAAACATAAAAATATGATAAAAAATAATATAGAACTTTATACTTTAGGTGGAGATGCAGATGAAGGGTTAAATTTTGATGAAGATACGAAAGAGTACTTAGTAAAAAGATTAAAGAAGATAGATATTCCAAAATTAGATTTTAAAGATTTAAATGACAATATAGAAAAAAGAATAGCTTACTATGAGAAATATCCAAATCCAAAATATTTTATAAATATTGGTGGGAATTTAGTTTCTTTTAAATTAGAAAAATATTATGAAAGTTTAGAAATTCCTACTTTAACTATGTTAAATATTAAACAGATAGCTCTTGCTAATGGAATATCTCAAAAAAAGTTATACGCTAAAACACAAAATACTATATCTTATACTATTATTATAATATTTTTTATAATTTATATTTTTTTTAAAATGTTTCGTTGA
- a CDS encoding BMC domain-containing protein yields MKYYGNEALGLVETLGLVPALEAADKMLKAANVELVSYENVGSTLVTIMVKGDVAAVKAAVEAGAVAAAAVGKLTAKNVMPRPINEIGKIVTVHDIDQ; encoded by the coding sequence ATGAAATATTATGGAAATGAAGCTTTAGGATTAGTTGAAACACTTGGACTTGTTCCAGCTTTAGAAGCGGCAGATAAGATGTTAAAAGCTGCTAATGTTGAATTAGTATCTTATGAAAATGTGGGGTCAACACTTGTTACTATAATGGTAAAGGGAGATGTGGCAGCAGTTAAAGCAGCAGTTGAAGCAGGAGCGGTAGCAGCGGCGGCAGTAGGAAAGTTAACAGCTAAAAATGTTATGCCAAGACCTATAAATGAGATTGGGAAAATAGTAACAGTTCATGATATAGATCAATAA
- a CDS encoding BMC domain-containing protein, which yields MLRREAIGLIETFGLVFALEAADAMCKAADVELIGYENVASGYITVIVTGDVGACKAAVDAGVNAVTSMEDGNLYSSIVIARPHYDIQKIIDKYAIPNL from the coding sequence ATGTTAAGAAGAGAAGCAATAGGATTGATAGAGACATTTGGATTAGTTTTTGCTTTAGAGGCAGCAGACGCTATGTGTAAAGCAGCAGATGTGGAGTTAATAGGATATGAGAATGTAGCATCGGGATACATAACTGTTATAGTGACAGGAGATGTTGGAGCTTGTAAAGCAGCAGTAGATGCAGGAGTGAATGCAGTAACTAGTATGGAGGATGGAAATCTGTATAGTTCAATAGTTATAGCCAGACCACACTATGATATACAGAAGATAATTGATAAGTATGCTATTCCAAACTTATAA
- a CDS encoding DMT family transporter → MPEAIFKETAEVEFLEKEVKITMLKEQSKKEFLKKGIKIGLFSGMTYGIYTAFLTLGMTKGVWTDWYGPNLTGLSTFVIVYLLAALGNAINDTCSAFWALGNAGYQGKLGDFGRTLNTKPGKMLMLAAMLGGPIAGTAYVIALQMAGSIIVPISALCPAIAAILGKIFYKQEINKRMAFGILICVSASFLIGSTSFVGEEISTEVLLGILIAIIAAFGWGFEGCVAGYASAMVDPQIGICVRQLTSGLTNIFIVLPILGFLSGDVTTAITLTMKAFSSSPAMFWFILSGLATFVSFTAWYTGNSMCGAGLGTACNGTYSFFGPFFCWLFLGVIVGIDGWALPMVAWIGAIVMVIGILIIAVNPLEFLKKREE, encoded by the coding sequence ATGCCAGAAGCAATATTCAAGGAAACGGCAGAAGTTGAATTTTTAGAAAAAGAAGTAAAAATTACAATGTTGAAGGAACAAAGTAAAAAAGAATTTTTAAAAAAGGGTATTAAAATTGGATTATTTTCAGGAATGACTTATGGTATTTATACAGCTTTTTTAACTTTAGGAATGACTAAAGGAGTTTGGACAGATTGGTATGGTCCGAATTTAACAGGACTTTCAACTTTTGTAATTGTGTATCTATTAGCAGCATTGGGAAATGCAATAAATGATACTTGTAGCGCATTTTGGGCTTTAGGTAATGCTGGTTATCAAGGAAAACTTGGAGACTTTGGAAGAACGTTAAACACAAAACCTGGGAAAATGCTTATGTTAGCAGCAATGCTGGGAGGACCAATAGCTGGAACGGCTTATGTAATAGCTCTTCAAATGGCAGGATCAATAATAGTTCCAATATCAGCCCTTTGTCCTGCAATAGCAGCAATTTTAGGAAAAATATTTTATAAACAAGAGATTAATAAAAGAATGGCTTTTGGAATTTTAATATGTGTATCTGCAAGTTTTTTAATAGGAAGTACAAGCTTTGTTGGAGAAGAGATTTCAACAGAAGTTTTACTAGGAATTTTAATAGCAATAATAGCAGCTTTTGGTTGGGGATTTGAAGGATGTGTTGCAGGATATGCATCAGCTATGGTAGATCCACAAATTGGAATATGTGTTAGACAATTAACTTCAGGACTTACAAATATATTTATAGTTTTACCTATACTTGGGTTCTTAAGTGGGGATGTAACAACAGCAATAACACTTACGATGAAAGCTTTTTCTAGTTCACCAGCAATGTTCTGGTTTATATTAAGTGGACTTGCAACATTTGTTTCTTTTACAGCCTGGTATACAGGAAACAGTATGTGTGGAGCAGGTCTTGGAACAGCATGTAATGGAACATATTCATTCTTTGGACCATTCTTCTGTTGGTTATTCTTAGGAGTTATCGTTGGAATAGATGGATGGGCTCTTCCTATGGTAGCTTGGATTGGTGCAATAGTAATGGTTATTGGAATCTTAATAATTGCAGTAAATCCTTTGGAGTTTTTAAAAAAGAGGGAGGAATAA